In Thermorudis peleae, a genomic segment contains:
- a CDS encoding P-II family nitrogen regulator: protein MKLIVAIIRPEKLNDVLEALFRAEVRGLTISQVRGHGGEMEAVENYRGTTVKMELSHKIRLEIGVSDHFVEPTVNAILQSARTGDVGDGKIFVLPVERVYRIRTGERDEAAVTPIR from the coding sequence ATGAAGCTGATCGTTGCCATCATTCGGCCCGAGAAGCTCAACGATGTCCTAGAAGCACTCTTCCGTGCAGAAGTCCGTGGCTTGACGATCTCCCAGGTGCGCGGCCATGGCGGCGAGATGGAAGCGGTCGAAAACTATCGCGGGACGACGGTCAAGATGGAACTCTCCCACAAAATCCGCCTTGAGATCGGGGTGTCCGACCACTTCGTCGAGCCAACCGTCAACGCGATTCTCCAGTCCGCGCGCACTGGCGACGTCGGCGATGGCAAGATCTTCGTCCTGCCGGTTGAACGGGTCTACCGGATCCGAACCGGTGAACGTGACGAAGCTGCCGTCACTCCAATTCGCTGA
- a CDS encoding ammonium transporter, whose translation MDAGHIAWMLVATALVLMMTPALGFFYGGLVRAKNALNTMMMSFAAIGVVGLAWALLGYTIAFSSGNAVIGDLSYALLRGVGLTAQGQIPHVLFFAFQATFAIITAALVSGAVVERMRFVPYLLFLLAWSLVIYAPIAHWVWGGGWLGKLGALDFAGGTVVHVNAGVAALVAALILKQRCDYGRQAILPHHIPFTLLGAALLWIGWFGFNAGSALQSNEIAALAFVNTFLAPMATAVVWMILDLVRTGKATAVGLATAIVVGLVAITPAAGFISPFSSIVLGALAAFPSYFALLWRARTAIDDSLDVFSAHGIGGMTGALLTGVFAEKSWNGVADGLLFGNPRQLLIQAIAVIAVMLYTAIGTVVILKLLSLAMALRVTMASERLGLDVSEHGEEAYGSGEGAVLVLPTERMTSAPVATPLKITKEGAA comes from the coding sequence ATGGATGCAGGGCACATCGCGTGGATGCTTGTTGCGACGGCGCTCGTGTTAATGATGACGCCCGCTCTCGGCTTCTTCTATGGGGGGCTGGTTCGGGCCAAGAACGCCCTCAACACTATGATGATGAGTTTCGCGGCGATCGGCGTCGTCGGGCTGGCCTGGGCACTCCTCGGCTATACTATCGCCTTTTCCTCTGGCAATGCAGTCATTGGTGACCTCTCCTATGCGCTGTTGCGTGGTGTTGGATTGACTGCACAAGGGCAGATCCCGCATGTGCTCTTCTTCGCCTTCCAAGCGACCTTTGCCATTATTACTGCTGCACTGGTCTCTGGCGCTGTCGTTGAGCGCATGCGCTTTGTCCCATACCTCCTCTTCCTCTTGGCCTGGTCGCTTGTGATCTACGCGCCAATTGCCCACTGGGTCTGGGGTGGAGGCTGGCTTGGCAAACTTGGTGCACTTGATTTTGCTGGTGGCACTGTTGTCCACGTTAACGCTGGTGTTGCCGCCCTCGTCGCCGCGCTCATCCTCAAGCAGCGCTGTGACTACGGACGGCAAGCAATCTTGCCGCATCACATTCCCTTCACCTTGCTTGGCGCTGCGCTGCTCTGGATCGGCTGGTTCGGCTTTAACGCTGGAAGCGCGCTCCAGTCCAATGAGATTGCGGCGCTCGCCTTCGTCAACACGTTCCTTGCGCCAATGGCCACGGCAGTCGTCTGGATGATCCTCGACCTCGTCCGGACTGGGAAAGCAACAGCCGTTGGATTGGCGACGGCGATTGTCGTCGGGCTCGTTGCCATCACGCCGGCTGCGGGGTTCATCAGCCCCTTCTCGAGCATTGTCCTGGGCGCACTCGCCGCATTCCCAAGCTACTTCGCGTTGCTCTGGCGGGCACGGACTGCTATCGATGACTCGCTCGATGTCTTCTCCGCACACGGCATCGGTGGCATGACTGGGGCGCTGCTGACTGGTGTCTTTGCCGAGAAGAGCTGGAACGGCGTCGCTGATGGCTTGCTCTTTGGCAACCCGCGTCAGTTGCTGATTCAGGCGATCGCCGTCATCGCCGTCATGCTCTACACCGCGATCGGCACCGTCGTGATCCTCAAGCTCTTGAGCCTGGCGATGGCACTGCGCGTCACCATGGCGAGTGAGCGTCTTGGCCTTGATGTCAGCGAGCATGGTGAAGAAGCCTATGGCAGCGGCGAAGGAGCGGTGCTGGTGCTGCCGACCGAGCGCATGACAAGCGCGCCCGTTGCCACGCCGTTGAAGATCACGAAGGAAGGTGCCGCATGA